In Halomarina salina, one DNA window encodes the following:
- a CDS encoding DUF7124 domain-containing protein, whose product MNGGGSSDMTLAFELEALQRLRQPDAVFDDARTWTTYLGVVSEKPTYVVTNFTRKNRIRQDFFSGPRGKRESLENVKRQFDTDRHVFVGVDADDEALADEVDWEFLDVEDAAEAAGWELGDPDSATTAGGEERDDWP is encoded by the coding sequence ATGAACGGTGGCGGCTCAAGCGACATGACGCTGGCCTTCGAACTGGAGGCGCTGCAACGGCTCCGACAGCCGGACGCGGTGTTCGACGACGCGCGGACGTGGACGACGTACCTCGGCGTCGTCAGCGAGAAACCCACGTACGTCGTGACGAACTTCACGCGCAAGAACCGCATCCGGCAGGACTTCTTCTCCGGACCGCGCGGGAAGCGCGAGAGCCTGGAGAACGTCAAACGGCAGTTCGACACCGACCGGCACGTCTTCGTCGGCGTCGACGCCGACGACGAGGCGCTCGCCGACGAGGTGGACTGGGAGTTCCTCGACGTGGAGGACGCCGCCGAGGCGGCCGGGTGGGAACTCGGCGACCCGGACTCGGCGACGACGGCGGGCGGCGAGGAACGCGACGACTGGCCCTGA
- a CDS encoding FAD-binding oxidoreductase, which yields MATHSTRMDDAVVELREEFRGTLCLPSDEAYDETRAVYNGMIDKRPGLIARCTDVADVVAAVRFGREHDLDVAVRSGGHSGPGLGLVDDGLVIDLAGMTGIRVDPYERVATVEPGCTWGDVDHATHAFGLATVSGVVSTTGVSGLTLGGGHGYLTRKYGLTIDNLLGADVVLADGRLVHASEDEHEDLFWALRGGGGNFGVVTAFEYRLHPVDTVVAGPLFWPIESLPETMRWYREWLPNAPRDVYAFFLVARVPGDPFPEEIQGEKVCGLVWCYLGPEEDVEEVLQPARDAAEPLFEHVGPMPYPALQSLFDVYYPPGDQWYWKGDYVSELTDDAIAVHERFGEVPTGQSTMHLYPIDGAVHDVAPDETAWNARDANWSMVIVGVDHDPANDEKITEWASDYWEALHPHSEAGSYVNFMMEEGADRVRATYGENYERLQRIKAEYDPDNFFHVNQNVEPAN from the coding sequence ATGGCAACCCACAGCACGAGGATGGACGACGCCGTCGTCGAACTCCGCGAGGAGTTCCGCGGCACGCTCTGTCTCCCGAGCGACGAGGCGTACGACGAGACGCGCGCCGTCTACAACGGGATGATCGACAAACGGCCGGGGCTCATCGCGCGGTGTACCGACGTCGCCGACGTGGTCGCGGCGGTGCGGTTCGGCCGCGAACACGACCTCGACGTCGCGGTGCGGAGCGGCGGCCACAGCGGCCCAGGGCTGGGACTCGTGGACGACGGGCTGGTCATCGACCTCGCCGGGATGACGGGCATCCGGGTGGACCCCTACGAGCGCGTCGCGACCGTCGAGCCGGGCTGCACCTGGGGTGACGTCGACCACGCCACCCACGCCTTCGGACTGGCGACGGTCAGCGGCGTCGTCTCGACGACGGGCGTCAGCGGCCTGACGCTCGGCGGCGGGCACGGCTACCTGACACGGAAGTACGGGCTGACCATCGACAACCTGCTCGGTGCGGACGTGGTGCTGGCCGACGGCCGACTGGTCCACGCGAGCGAGGACGAACACGAGGACCTGTTCTGGGCGCTCCGCGGCGGCGGCGGTAACTTCGGGGTGGTCACCGCGTTCGAGTATCGACTCCACCCGGTCGACACCGTGGTCGCCGGACCGCTGTTCTGGCCCATCGAGTCCCTCCCGGAGACGATGCGCTGGTACCGCGAGTGGCTCCCGAACGCCCCCAGGGACGTCTACGCGTTCTTCCTCGTCGCGAGGGTGCCCGGCGACCCCTTCCCCGAGGAGATACAGGGCGAGAAGGTCTGCGGCCTCGTCTGGTGCTATCTCGGCCCCGAGGAGGACGTCGAGGAGGTGCTGCAGCCCGCCCGCGACGCCGCCGAACCGCTGTTCGAACACGTGGGGCCGATGCCGTACCCGGCGCTCCAGTCGCTGTTCGACGTCTACTACCCGCCGGGCGACCAGTGGTACTGGAAGGGCGACTACGTCAGCGAGTTGACCGACGACGCCATCGCGGTCCACGAGCGGTTCGGCGAGGTGCCGACCGGCCAGTCGACGATGCACCTCTACCCCATCGACGGGGCCGTCCACGACGTCGCTCCCGACGAGACGGCCTGGAACGCCCGCGACGCGAACTGGTCGATGGTCATCGTCGGCGTCGACCACGACCCGGCGAACGACGAGAAAATCACCGAGTGGGCGAGCGACTACTGGGAGGCGCTCCACCCGCACTCCGAGGCGGGGTCGTACGTGAACTTCATGATGGAGGAGGGGGCCGACCGCGTCAGGGCGACCTACGGCGAGAACTACGAGCGACTCCAGCGCATCAAGGCCGAGTACGACCCGGACAACTTCTTCCACGTCAACCAGAACGTCGAACCGGCGAACTGA
- a CDS encoding NAD(P)/FAD-dependent oxidoreductase, translating to MSASHVIIGDGIAGSSAAETIREADADASVTVITDEGEALYNRILIKEFAKGKMPAGPISIHDEEWYEDRDIDLRLNTMVTSVDTDAHEINLHTGETIEYDSLLVATGGTPTQLPVDGSDADGVHHFWTFQDARAIQEHAERADTGAVIGAGLLGIDLAAICGAQDVEANYLMRGNAWWRYALSEEGAEIIHDALRENNVTPVFDSGVDHFDVNDDGEVVGVEDPNGDYYDADFVGVAIGLNYNTEFLQGSGIERTDDGSIVVDEQMRTNVEDVYAAGDLTYFYDVILEDQAQNGAWGSAKEQGSIAGTNMTFDQGVEVDEATFEWVSSYSITHFDFPFLSFGHPTLGDDDVEKKYSDDEWRRVAIKDGKVVGGVLIGNLAPQSKLKKLARDRIDVSDKKELLLEDTIDLEKFEPVEAEQ from the coding sequence ATGAGCGCGTCGCACGTGATAATCGGAGACGGCATCGCGGGCAGTTCGGCCGCGGAGACCATCCGCGAAGCCGACGCCGACGCTTCCGTCACCGTAATCACCGACGAGGGGGAGGCCCTGTACAACCGCATTCTCATCAAAGAGTTCGCGAAGGGGAAGATGCCCGCCGGACCCATCTCCATCCACGACGAGGAGTGGTACGAGGACCGGGACATCGACCTCCGACTCAACACGATGGTGACCAGCGTCGACACCGACGCCCACGAGATCAACCTCCACACGGGCGAGACCATCGAGTACGACAGCCTCCTCGTCGCGACGGGTGGGACGCCGACGCAGCTGCCCGTCGACGGGAGCGACGCCGACGGCGTCCACCACTTCTGGACGTTCCAGGACGCCCGCGCCATCCAGGAACACGCCGAACGCGCCGACACCGGCGCGGTCATCGGCGCGGGCCTGCTCGGCATCGACCTCGCCGCCATCTGCGGCGCGCAGGACGTCGAGGCGAACTACCTCATGCGCGGGAACGCCTGGTGGCGCTACGCGCTCAGCGAGGAGGGTGCCGAGATAATCCACGACGCGCTCCGGGAGAACAACGTGACGCCCGTCTTCGACAGCGGCGTCGACCACTTCGACGTGAACGACGACGGCGAGGTCGTCGGGGTCGAGGACCCCAACGGCGACTACTACGACGCTGACTTCGTCGGCGTCGCCATCGGTCTCAACTACAACACCGAGTTCCTGCAGGGGAGCGGCATCGAGCGCACCGACGACGGCTCCATCGTCGTCGACGAGCAGATGCGGACCAACGTCGAGGACGTGTACGCGGCGGGCGACCTCACCTACTTCTACGACGTCATCCTCGAGGACCAGGCCCAGAACGGTGCGTGGGGCAGCGCGAAGGAGCAGGGCTCCATCGCCGGCACGAACATGACGTTCGACCAGGGCGTCGAGGTCGACGAGGCCACCTTCGAGTGGGTCTCCTCGTACTCCATCACGCACTTCGACTTCCCGTTCCTCTCGTTCGGCCACCCGACGCTGGGTGACGACGACGTCGAGAAGAAGTACAGCGACGACGAGTGGCGGCGCGTCGCCATCAAGGACGGCAAGGTGGTCGGCGGCGTCCTCATCGGTAACCTCGCCCCGCAGTCGAAGCTCAAGAAACTCGCCCGCGACCGCATCGACGTGAGCGACAAGAAAGAGCTCCTGCTCGAGGACACCATCGACCTGGAGAAGTTCGAACCGGTCGAAGCCGAGCAGTAA
- a CDS encoding DUF6149 family protein, translating to MKIRQNPRHWAAKKALTTPGVRSVANYGLVKLHTRIFAGKADEARREERESYLDALFDATMDAYVAALEADYSEAEAREITHIQANYDFFDKGWTEMMEIPADEFEAHYRRYEEFFTAHGITIDDPLGEFRPSGGLPDVPATPEHLDDPTYANAVAGFSDDVYVETPGGMTVGGDEEPEDVSLADAPGVSDDDATNEADD from the coding sequence ATGAAGATTCGCCAGAATCCACGGCACTGGGCGGCCAAGAAGGCGCTGACGACGCCCGGCGTGCGCTCCGTCGCCAACTACGGACTGGTGAAACTCCACACGCGCATCTTCGCGGGGAAGGCCGACGAAGCCCGCCGCGAGGAGCGCGAATCGTACCTCGACGCGCTGTTCGACGCGACGATGGACGCCTACGTCGCCGCGCTGGAAGCCGACTACTCCGAGGCCGAGGCTCGCGAGATAACCCACATCCAGGCCAACTACGACTTCTTCGACAAGGGCTGGACCGAGATGATGGAGATTCCGGCCGACGAGTTCGAGGCCCACTACCGCCGCTACGAGGAGTTCTTCACTGCTCACGGCATCACTATCGACGACCCGCTGGGCGAGTTCCGACCCTCCGGCGGACTGCCGGACGTGCCGGCGACGCCGGAGCACCTCGACGACCCGACGTACGCGAACGCCGTCGCCGGGTTCTCCGACGACGTCTACGTCGAGACGCCGGGCGGGATGACCGTCGGAGGCGACGAGGAACCCGAGGACGTCAGCCTCGCCGACGCCCCCGGCGTCTCCGACGACGACGCGACCAACGAAGCGGACGACTGA
- a CDS encoding NAD(P)/FAD-dependent oxidoreductase, with translation MIGIVGGGVAGLAAAYRLQQAGHDVQVFEAGDDVGGLAATYETNGDPVEKFYHHLSKSEETIVELAEELGVADRLEWRIGKNAYYVDGTVHPMDKPWEILAFPPLSLYDKFRLGMLTLDVDVRGGVPSFDSYERLEDFEDVTAREFCIEHTTENVYESFFEPLLDAKFGSRKEEVSAAWLLGRIKFRGERDLLKGEYLGYFDGGFPVLVDALVDAVGHENVTTGARVVDVVGVDGQFGEGDGTGDADGDDGRDQEAVEALTVETDQGVATHDVDAVVVAAMPNVLEHLVGYECDIEFQGSVCAVVTMDEPLTDTYWLNVGDDAPFGALIDHTNFVPAERYGGDHLLYVASYVQSLDEDLWRMDDAELREHWLSGIEDLFPDFDRSTVREFRVARNPRTAPVYECGYLDMVVPYDLRDEVGEGVYYAGMASRSQYPERSLDGGIVAGFEVAERIVETRERRVEPEPSEPSVND, from the coding sequence GTCGGCGGCGGTGTCGCGGGGCTCGCCGCCGCGTACCGCCTCCAGCAGGCGGGCCACGACGTGCAGGTGTTCGAGGCGGGCGACGACGTGGGCGGCCTCGCGGCGACCTACGAGACGAACGGCGACCCCGTCGAGAAGTTCTACCACCACCTCTCGAAGTCCGAGGAGACCATCGTCGAACTCGCCGAGGAACTCGGCGTCGCCGACCGTCTGGAGTGGCGTATCGGCAAGAACGCCTACTACGTCGACGGGACGGTCCACCCGATGGACAAGCCCTGGGAGATACTCGCCTTCCCGCCGCTCTCGCTGTACGACAAGTTCCGACTCGGGATGCTCACGCTCGACGTCGACGTGCGCGGGGGCGTCCCCTCGTTCGACTCCTACGAGCGACTGGAGGACTTCGAGGACGTCACCGCCCGCGAGTTCTGCATCGAGCACACGACCGAGAACGTCTACGAGTCGTTCTTCGAACCGCTGCTGGACGCGAAGTTCGGGTCGCGAAAGGAGGAGGTGAGCGCCGCGTGGCTGCTCGGGCGCATCAAGTTCCGCGGCGAACGGGACCTGCTGAAGGGCGAGTACCTCGGCTACTTCGACGGCGGCTTCCCGGTCCTCGTGGACGCCCTCGTCGACGCGGTGGGCCACGAGAACGTGACGACCGGCGCGCGCGTCGTCGACGTGGTCGGCGTGGACGGGCAGTTCGGCGAGGGCGACGGGACGGGCGACGCTGATGGCGACGATGGGCGAGACCAGGAGGCGGTCGAGGCGCTCACCGTCGAGACCGACCAGGGCGTCGCCACCCACGACGTCGACGCGGTGGTCGTCGCCGCGATGCCGAACGTCCTCGAACACCTCGTCGGCTACGAGTGCGACATCGAGTTCCAGGGGTCGGTCTGTGCGGTGGTGACGATGGACGAACCGCTGACCGACACGTACTGGCTCAACGTCGGCGACGACGCGCCGTTCGGCGCGCTCATCGACCACACGAACTTCGTGCCCGCCGAGCGCTACGGCGGCGACCACCTGCTGTACGTCGCCAGCTACGTCCAGTCGCTCGACGAGGACCTCTGGCGGATGGACGACGCCGAACTCCGCGAACACTGGCTGTCGGGCATCGAGGACCTGTTCCCCGACTTCGACCGCTCGACCGTCCGCGAGTTCCGCGTCGCGCGCAACCCCCGGACCGCGCCCGTCTACGAGTGCGGCTACCTGGACATGGTCGTCCCGTACGACCTGCGCGACGAGGTGGGCGAGGGCGTCTACTACGCCGGGATGGCCTCGCGGTCGCAGTACCCCGAGCGGTCGCTCGACGGTGGTATCGTGGCGGGGTTCGAGGTGGCAGAGCGAATCGTCGAGACGCGGGAACGGCGCGTCGAACCGGAGCCGTCCGAGCCGTCGGTGAACGACTGA